The nucleotide window TCACAAAAACAGCAGTGCCCATGGCTGATGTGGTCGCAAAGCAGGTGTCGGTGCGGGATCTCAAGACCCACCTCTCTGAGTGGCTGGCCCGCGCTCAGGCCGGTGAGGTGGTGGAGGTCACCTCCCATCGCAGACCCATTGCCCGCATCACCGCTGTGAAGCAGCCAGATCCATCCTCCTCGCCGCATCCGCTGCAGAAAGCGATCGATGCCTGCGTCATCACCTGGAGCGGCCAGAAGCCGGTCTTTCCACCGCCGGTGAAGTTGAACGATAGCGGCAAGCTCGTGAGTGAGATCGTGCTGGAAGACCGGGATTGAGCCGGTGATCCTGTTCTGTGACACCAGTGCGCTGATCAAGCTGCTGATCAGCGAGCCCGGCTCCGATCAGATGCTGCAAGCCAGCATGGAAGCTGAGGCGATTGCGGTGTGCCGGATCACCTGGGCAGAAGTCATGGCGGGCATGGCCCGCCGGCAGCGAGAGGTGCCCGGCGACGCCGTGATGCTCGAGCAGGCCCGCGAGCAACTGATCCAGAGCTGGCCGCTCTGCACGATCGTCGAGGTCAGCCAGAGCCTCGTCGAGACAGCCGGGCGGTTTGCTGATGTCTTTGCCTTGCGTGGCTACGACAGCGTGCAGCTGGCAGCAGCCCATGAACTGCAGATCAACAGTGAACAACCGCTGACCTTTGCCTGCTTCGATCGCCGGCTCAAGCAGGCTGCGGCTCTGCTGAAGATGGACGTTCTTTCGTGAGCAGAGACGCTCCAACCCTTTAGCCGCAGATCTACTCAGGGATGGGCGGGACCGTGCTGGTGGTCAGCTGGCAGGGGCAGACCGGCATCGTCGAGCAGCTCCACGCTTTCCTGCTCGTTTGGGTCGGAGCGGGTGACGATGGCGATCGCTGGCTCCGTGGCGCTGAGATTCACCAGTTGATGGGGTAGATCGGCTGGAATGAAGATGAAATCGCCGGCGCGGTTCACCACCCGCTGGCGCAGGCCGGCGCCATAGCGGGTTTCCACCGTTCCCTGCAGCAGATAGATCGCCGTCTCGTAGTTGCGGTGGCGATGAGCCCTTGCTCTGGCACCGGGCGGTATGACGATGCGGTTGAGCGAGAGTGTGCGGGCCCCGCTGTTGGCACCGGAGATGCCCACGAATCGCCCCAGACCCTGGCGGCTGTCGTGCTGCGTGGCTGGCCGCACCGTGATGACCCCGCCGTCGCCAGGACGGCCGATCACCTCGTCGGTGCGGACAGGCGATGCCTGCGCCAGCAGCCCCAGTCCACAGACCAGAGCCAGTGCACGGCCGTCAGTGACAACACCCACCTCTGCAATGGCCCCAATCTGTTCCAAATCAGGCGCAGACGGCTGGACCGGTCAAGCCCTTTGGGGGGTTGGTGAACCACCCAGCCAGAACCGCGCCATCGGTCCGGTCTGGCAAGAGCTGTGGAGAGGCAAGAGGTTCGATGGCTGGAGCACGAGAAGCGCTGGCGGCCCTGCTGATCCGAATCCTGTGGAGGTCAAAGCGCCTGTGCGGCGCCTTACGCCGTTGGTGCCCAGTTATCAACATGCAGACCGGGCACTTGGGCAAACTCACGGGTGTTGTTGGTGATCAGCGTGGCCTGCAGGCTCAGGGCATGGGCCGCGATCATCGTGTCGAGTGAACCAATCGGTGTACCCCTGCGTTCCAGCTCCGCACGCAGGTCGCCGTAGGCCCAGGCGGCGCGCTCGTCAAAGGGCAGGATCGTTAGTGGGGCCAGAAACATCTCCAGAGCCTGACGGTTGCGTGCCGATCCGCTCTTGGCAACACCAAAGGCCAGCTCGGCAGCTACCACACTGCAGAGGCCAATCTCTCCAAGTCGGTAGTTCTTGAACCGCTCCAGTACAGCTGCTGGTTTGGCATTGATGATGTAAATGCAGATGTTGGTATCGAGCAAGATCATGGGCTGATCGCTTCCCGGATCTGCTCCTCGGGTTGCTCGCGCGTGATCACGAACCCCGGCTCAAAGGCTGCCAGCCCTGCCTCCAGGGTTTGCCAGGGGTCATCGATCGGCAGCAGCAGCACACCGTTGCCGAAATGCTTCACAACCACCTCGTTGCCGCTGAAGCGGTAGTCCTTCGGCAGCCGCACCGCCTGGCTGCGGCCCGACTGAAACAGACGTGCGGTGTCCATCGGAGGCCCGGATCCGGTAGTGACCCATGGTAGCCACCACGGCTGGAACTTGGCCCATGGCGGCAAGCCCCCTGCCAGGCTGGTCGCCAGCTCCGCGCCCACGCCTTGCCATCCCTGCCCCCCGACCAGGATCCCGATGACTGGGCCGTTGATCGCGGCATGCCCCTGGGCCTGCGGCTGCTGGCCTTGGTGGGGGCGCTGTCGTTTGTGATGATCGGGATCACAAGCCTGCTGCCGCTGTTTCAACCCCAGAAGCCGCCTTCCCTGCCCGAACCCCCGAAGGCGGCCCTGGGTTGATGGAGCCTGCGCCGCTGGGAGTCGAAGTGGCGATCGCCATGCTCGAACGGCAGGGCCGCTGGCTGCTGCAGCTCCGCGACGACCTCCCGGGCATCGTCGCGCCGGGGCACTGGGGGCTGTTCGGCGGCCATCTGGATCCGGGCGAAACGCCCGAGCAGGCCCTGCGCCGTGAACTGCTCGAGGAGATCAACTGGCAGGCCGGGGAGCTGCCCTTCTGGTTCCGCCACAGCAACCCGGCGCGCGTCGCCCATTTCTTTCGCGCCGATCTCACCGTGCCGCTGGAGTCCCTGCAGCTGCTGGAGGGCCAGGACCTGGTGCTCGCCAGCACCCGGGAACTGAACAGCGGCCGTGTGTGGAGCCCGAAGCTGCGGCAGCACCGGCCCCTGGCCCCCTCGCTGTTGATCGCCGCCAGCGCCCTGGCGGCGCCCCCGCCACCCTGAGCTCAGCCGGCGGCACCGAACAGCCGCCCCACCGCGGCCGTGAGCGCCAGGGCGAACGTGCCCCAGAACAGCATCCGCAGGGAACCGCGCCAGAGGGAGGCGCCGCCGATCGAGGCCGACAGCCCCCCCAGCAGCGCCAGGGCGACGATCGCATTGATCGTCACCAGCTCGGTGATCCGCCCGGCGGGGGTGAGCTCAAGGGTGAGCAGCGGCAGGCTGGCGCCGATGGCGAAGCTGGCGGCCGATGCCAGCGCGGCCTGGATCGGCCGGGCCCGCAGAATCTCGTTGAGGCCCAGCTCATCGCGGGCATGGGCGCCCAGGGGGTCATGGAGCGTGAGTTGCTCGGCCACCTGCCGGGCGAGGCCGTGATCGAGGCCCCGCCGGATGTAGATCTCCGTCAGCTCGGCGAGTTCACCAGCAGGATCGAGGGCCAGTTCCTGGCGCTCCTTGGCCAGGTCGGCCCGCTCGGTGTCGGCCTGGGATTGCACCGAGACGTATTCCCCCGCCGCCATCGACAGCGCCCCGGCGACGGTGGCCGCCACCCCCGCCACGAGCACCTGCTCCTTGGCTGCCCCGGAGGCGGCGATGCCCACCACCAGGCTGGCCACCGAAATGATGCCGTCATTGGCCCCCAGCACCACGGCACGCAGCCATCCGGCGCGGTGGGAGCGGTGCCCCTCGCTGCGTCCAGCGTCGTGGCTCATCGTTCTCTGCGCTTGCCTCGGTGCAGCATGGCGCCTGGGGCCGATCAGTCGTGGCCTGTGCCGTCCTCCTCCGCCGCAGGCAGGCTGCCGCGGAACTGCTCGGAGAGCAGCGAGCGCTGGTATTCGATCGACAGCGAGGACAGATGGTGCTTGGCCGCCTTGTGCAAGCGGGGGTCGATCTGATCGAAGGTGCGACCGCTGGGCACCTGCATCCCGGCCACCAGACGCAACACATCAAAGAGCCGCACCTGGTCGTGCTGCCAGGCCTGGTAGTCGATCGCGGCGGCATTGAGATCCTGCTCGGAGACCTTCCCGAGCTCCAGGGCCTGGTGCAGTCCCTGGAGTTGGGCCAGCCGCGCCGAGGTCACCAGGGCATGGGCCGAGCCAAGGGCCGCCAGGGCATCGGTGGCCTCGCGCTTGAGCACCGAGAGATTGCGGCTCTGGACCGCCCGCTCCATCGACAGCGGCAGGCGCACCCCCGGCCGCATCGGGATCGGCGCCGCACTGGGGCCGGCGGACTCCAGCGCGCCGGGGAGCGGGTCCGCCATCAAAAGCTGGGCCTGGTCCGTTGGCTGGGCCTCAGGCTGGGTCTCAGGGGCAGGCTGGGCCTGCAGGGCTGAGCCCCAGCGCACCAGCAGATTTCCAAGTTTGTGGCCGTAGGCCCTGGGCGTCCATTCCATCGCATGCACTCACCTAGGGACCAATCTGCAGGCAGAGGGACGCCAGGGGAAGGGGGAAACCCGCGCCGGGGCCGCACGGTTTGCCGCATCGTGCCCAGCAGCCGCCTGCAACCGCTGATCACCCGGGTGAAAAGCCTTCCACCAACCCGACCACTCCGCCAGCCCCAGGCCGCCTGGCGCCGGCGGAGATCGACCTACGGTGGCTGGGGCGATCCAACAGCCACAGCCAACGATGGATCCCGCCGGCACCAGCAGCACTGATGTGGCCTCCCTGCGCCGGGAGTACCGCCTGGCCGGACTGCGCCGGGCTGATCTGGCGGCCGATCCCATGGCCCAGTTCCGCCGCTGGCTCGCCGAGGCCAGCGCCGCCGAGCTGCCGGAACCCAACGCGATGGTGCTCTCCACCAGCGATGGGTCCCGCTGCAGTTCACGCACGGTGCTGCTCAAGGCCTTCGACGGGCGGGGCTTCGTGTTCTTCACCAACTACGGCAGCCGCAAGGCCACCGACATCGCCGCCTGCCCCCAGGTCAGCCTGCTGTTTCCCTGGTACGCGCTCGAGCGCCAGGTGGGGGTGATCGGCCGCGCCGAGCGCATCAGCCTGGGTGAATCCCTCGCCTACTTCGCCTCGCGGCCCCACGGCAGCCGACTCGGGGCCTGGGTCTCCCAGCAGAGCGAGGTGATCAACTCGCGCACGATCCTGGAGCTGAAGTGGGAGGAACTGCGGCGCAAGTTCGCCGGAGGTGAGGTGCCCCTGCCCGATTTCTGGGGCGGCTTCCGGGTGGTTCCCCGTGAAC belongs to Cyanobium sp. ATX 6F1 and includes:
- a CDS encoding NUDIX hydrolase, which translates into the protein MEPAPLGVEVAIAMLERQGRWLLQLRDDLPGIVAPGHWGLFGGHLDPGETPEQALRRELLEEINWQAGELPFWFRHSNPARVAHFFRADLTVPLESLQLLEGQDLVLASTRELNSGRVWSPKLRQHRPLAPSLLIAASALAAPPPP
- the pdxH gene encoding pyridoxamine 5'-phosphate oxidase, yielding MDPAGTSSTDVASLRREYRLAGLRRADLAADPMAQFRRWLAEASAAELPEPNAMVLSTSDGSRCSSRTVLLKAFDGRGFVFFTNYGSRKATDIAACPQVSLLFPWYALERQVGVIGRAERISLGESLAYFASRPHGSRLGAWVSQQSEVINSRTILELKWEELRRKFAGGEVPLPDFWGGFRVVPRELEFWQGRENRLHDRFRYGRSNGEEAWAIERLAP
- a CDS encoding VIT family protein, with the protein product MSHDAGRSEGHRSHRAGWLRAVVLGANDGIISVASLVVGIAASGAAKEQVLVAGVAATVAGALSMAAGEYVSVQSQADTERADLAKERQELALDPAGELAELTEIYIRRGLDHGLARQVAEQLTLHDPLGAHARDELGLNEILRARPIQAALASAASFAIGASLPLLTLELTPAGRITELVTINAIVALALLGGLSASIGGASLWRGSLRMLFWGTFALALTAAVGRLFGAAG
- a CDS encoding type II toxin-antitoxin system tRNA(fMet)-specific endonuclease VapC, yielding MILLDTNICIYIINAKPAAVLERFKNYRLGEIGLCSVVAAELAFGVAKSGSARNRQALEMFLAPLTILPFDERAAWAYGDLRAELERRGTPIGSLDTMIAAHALSLQATLITNNTREFAQVPGLHVDNWAPTA
- a CDS encoding type II toxin-antitoxin system VapC family toxin, which produces MILFCDTSALIKLLISEPGSDQMLQASMEAEAIAVCRITWAEVMAGMARRQREVPGDAVMLEQAREQLIQSWPLCTIVEVSQSLVETAGRFADVFALRGYDSVQLAAAHELQINSEQPLTFACFDRRLKQAAALLKMDVLS
- a CDS encoding cupin domain-containing protein; this encodes MGVVTDGRALALVCGLGLLAQASPVRTDEVIGRPGDGGVITVRPATQHDSRQGLGRFVGISGANSGARTLSLNRIVIPPGARARAHRHRNYETAIYLLQGTVETRYGAGLRQRVVNRAGDFIFIPADLPHQLVNLSATEPAIAIVTRSDPNEQESVELLDDAGLPLPADHQHGPAHP
- a CDS encoding antitoxin, with the translated sequence MDTARLFQSGRSQAVRLPKDYRFSGNEVVVKHFGNGVLLLPIDDPWQTLEAGLAAFEPGFVITREQPEEQIREAISP
- a CDS encoding type II toxin-antitoxin system Phd/YefM family antitoxin, whose protein sequence is MADVVAKQVSVRDLKTHLSEWLARAQAGEVVEVTSHRRPIARITAVKQPDPSSSPHPLQKAIDACVITWSGQKPVFPPPVKLNDSGKLVSEIVLEDRD